One part of the Gadus macrocephalus chromosome 8, ASM3116895v1 genome encodes these proteins:
- the sf3a2 gene encoding splicing factor 3A subunit 2, with translation MDFQHRAGGKTGSGGVASTSESNRDRRERLRQLALETIDINKDPYFMKNHLGSYECKLCLTLHNNEGSYLAHTQGKKHQTNLARRAAKEAKEAPAQPAPEKVKVEVKKFVKIGRPGYKVTKQRDPESAQQSLLFQIDYPEIAEGIGPRHRFMSAYEQRIEPPDRRWQYLLLAAEPYETIAFKVPSREIDKAENRFWTHWNKETKQFFLQFHFKMEKSISQSSGPVPPANIKRPPPLMSGMGPRPPNEPMPPPPPGGMSHPPLPPGAPGGPQMPPQMPPQMPMPPMPMRPPPPDGLSMAN, from the exons ATGGATTTCCAGCACCGAGCTGGGGGCAAGACGGGGAGTGGTGGGGTCGCCTCCACCTCTGAAAGCAACCGAGACAGGCGAGAACGGCTGCGCCAGTTGGCTCTGGAGACCATTGACATCAACAAAGATCCATATTTTATGAAAAATCACTTGGGCTCATACGAGTGCAAACTTTGTCTAACTCTTCACAATAATGAG GGCAGCTATTTAGCTCACACTCAAGGAAAGAAACATCAGACCAACTT GGCAAGAAGGGCGGCTAAGGAGGCAAAAGAAGCTCCTGCTCAGCCAGCTCCGGAGAAGGTGAAAGTTGAGGTTAAGAAGTTTGTAAAGATTGGACGACCTGGATACAAAG TCACCAAACAGAGAGATCCAGAGAGTGCTCAGCAGTCCCTGCTCTTCCAG ATCGACTACCCGGAGATAGCTGAAGGGATCGGACCCAGACATCGCTTCATGTCTGCTTATGAACAGAGAATCGAGCCGCCAGATCGCCGCTGGCAGTACCTCCTTCTTGCTGCAGAGCCATATGAAACCATCGCCTTCAAG GTTCCCAGCAGAGAAATTGATAAGGCAGAGAACCGCTTCTGGACCCATTGGAACAAAGAAACCAAACAG TTCTTCTTACAATTCCATTTCAAAATGGAGAAATCCATCTCTCAGTCCAGTGGGCCGGTGCCTCCAGCAAACATTAAACGGCCTCCTCCGCTCATGAGTGGGATGGGCCCTCGTCCGCCAAACGAGCCTATGCCGCCACCCCCGCCAGGGGGGAtgtctcatcctcctctccctcccggtGCTCCAGGCGGTCCCCAGATGCCCCCCCAGATGCCCCCTCAGATGCCCATGCCTCCCATGCCAATGAGGCCCCCTCCCCCAGACGGTCTCTCCATGGCTAACTGA
- the LOC132463369 gene encoding uncharacterized protein LOC132463369 isoform X4: protein MENRYGSSETEIGPSGPEPPPLKPVRHIRRPEMYPSRRMQEQSAASLTQHQPQPVPRPHPRDPSTPRSSPLHKSTSTHNLTQTDTPWESITLNRCLFVAVVILLLSSGLPLGGHRATHEEESGLTRRLGALKHRAIETQPQSSLWEVVFWWMPDLTDEDEESGKINRGRSKRRAADKISRSHRNRPLLENLMKPRENKLKDRRRKRTRDDSEKVDVKNKLKETNSLEETEEGDVDEVEGDGDTPVKSRGQMKKED, encoded by the exons ATGGAGAACAGATATGGGTCATCTGAGACCGAGATAGGACCATCTGGACCTGAGCCTCCACCACTGAAACCAGTACGGCATATTCGCAGACCAG AAATGTATCCCTCCAGAAGAATGCAAGAG CAGAGCGCCGCTTCACTCACACAACATCAACCACAGCCAGTACCCCGGCCTCATCCCCGGGACCCCAGCACCCCTCGATCCT cgCCTCTCCATAAGTCAACCTCCACGCACAACCTGACCCAAACAGACACGCCGTGGGAGAGCATCACCCTGAACCGCTGTCTGTTCGTGGCCGTCGTGATACTGCTGCTCTCCTCCGGGCTCC CTTTGGGTGGGCATCGTGCAACACATGAGGAGGAGTCTGGACTTACGAGGCGCCTGGGGGCTTTGAAACACAGAGCGATAGAG ACCCAGCCTCAGTCGTCTCTATGGGAAGTCGTGTTTTGGTGGATGCCCGACTTGACAGATGAAGACGAGGAAAGCGGCAAAATCAATAGAGGGAGGTCAAAGAGAAGAGCGGCAGACAAAATTTCAAGAAGCCACAGGAACAGACCGCTGCTAGAAAATCTCATGAAACCAAGAGAAAACAAATTAAAGGataggagaagaaagaggacaAGAGATGACTCAGAGAAGGTTGACGTCAAGAACAAGCTAAAGGAGACGAATAGCCtcgaggagacagaggagggtgATGTGGACGAGGTAGAGGGAGACGGGGACACACCTGTTAAGAGCAGAGGCCAGATGAAGAAAGAAGACTGA
- the LOC132463369 gene encoding junctional sarcoplasmic reticulum protein 1 isoform X2, translating into MENRYGSSETEIGPSGPEPPPLKPVRHIRRPEMYPSRRMQESAASLTQHQPQPVPRPHPRDPSTPRSSPLHKSTSTHNLTQTDTPWESITLNRCLFVAVVILLLSSGLRKLHEALGGHRATHEEESGLTRRLGALKHRAIETQPQSSLWEVVFWWMPDLTDEDEESGKINRGRSKRRAADKISRSHRNRPLLENLMKPRENKLKDRRRKRTRDDSEKVDVKNKLKETNSLEETEEGDVDEVEGDGDTPVKSRGQMKKED; encoded by the exons ATGGAGAACAGATATGGGTCATCTGAGACCGAGATAGGACCATCTGGACCTGAGCCTCCACCACTGAAACCAGTACGGCATATTCGCAGACCAG AAATGTATCCCTCCAGAAGAATGCAAGAG AGCGCCGCTTCACTCACACAACATCAACCACAGCCAGTACCCCGGCCTCATCCCCGGGACCCCAGCACCCCTCGATCCT cgCCTCTCCATAAGTCAACCTCCACGCACAACCTGACCCAAACAGACACGCCGTGGGAGAGCATCACCCTGAACCGCTGTCTGTTCGTGGCCGTCGTGATACTGCTGCTCTCCTCCGGGCTCCGTAAGCTGCATG AAGCTTTGGGTGGGCATCGTGCAACACATGAGGAGGAGTCTGGACTTACGAGGCGCCTGGGGGCTTTGAAACACAGAGCGATAGAG ACCCAGCCTCAGTCGTCTCTATGGGAAGTCGTGTTTTGGTGGATGCCCGACTTGACAGATGAAGACGAGGAAAGCGGCAAAATCAATAGAGGGAGGTCAAAGAGAAGAGCGGCAGACAAAATTTCAAGAAGCCACAGGAACAGACCGCTGCTAGAAAATCTCATGAAACCAAGAGAAAACAAATTAAAGGataggagaagaaagaggacaAGAGATGACTCAGAGAAGGTTGACGTCAAGAACAAGCTAAAGGAGACGAATAGCCtcgaggagacagaggagggtgATGTGGACGAGGTAGAGGGAGACGGGGACACACCTGTTAAGAGCAGAGGCCAGATGAAGAAAGAAGACTGA
- the LOC132463369 gene encoding junctional sarcoplasmic reticulum protein 1 isoform X1, translating into MENRYGSSETEIGPSGPEPPPLKPVRHIRRPEMYPSRRMQEQSAASLTQHQPQPVPRPHPRDPSTPRSSPLHKSTSTHNLTQTDTPWESITLNRCLFVAVVILLLSSGLRKLHEALGGHRATHEEESGLTRRLGALKHRAIETQPQSSLWEVVFWWMPDLTDEDEESGKINRGRSKRRAADKISRSHRNRPLLENLMKPRENKLKDRRRKRTRDDSEKVDVKNKLKETNSLEETEEGDVDEVEGDGDTPVKSRGQMKKED; encoded by the exons ATGGAGAACAGATATGGGTCATCTGAGACCGAGATAGGACCATCTGGACCTGAGCCTCCACCACTGAAACCAGTACGGCATATTCGCAGACCAG AAATGTATCCCTCCAGAAGAATGCAAGAG CAGAGCGCCGCTTCACTCACACAACATCAACCACAGCCAGTACCCCGGCCTCATCCCCGGGACCCCAGCACCCCTCGATCCT cgCCTCTCCATAAGTCAACCTCCACGCACAACCTGACCCAAACAGACACGCCGTGGGAGAGCATCACCCTGAACCGCTGTCTGTTCGTGGCCGTCGTGATACTGCTGCTCTCCTCCGGGCTCCGTAAGCTGCATG AAGCTTTGGGTGGGCATCGTGCAACACATGAGGAGGAGTCTGGACTTACGAGGCGCCTGGGGGCTTTGAAACACAGAGCGATAGAG ACCCAGCCTCAGTCGTCTCTATGGGAAGTCGTGTTTTGGTGGATGCCCGACTTGACAGATGAAGACGAGGAAAGCGGCAAAATCAATAGAGGGAGGTCAAAGAGAAGAGCGGCAGACAAAATTTCAAGAAGCCACAGGAACAGACCGCTGCTAGAAAATCTCATGAAACCAAGAGAAAACAAATTAAAGGataggagaagaaagaggacaAGAGATGACTCAGAGAAGGTTGACGTCAAGAACAAGCTAAAGGAGACGAATAGCCtcgaggagacagaggagggtgATGTGGACGAGGTAGAGGGAGACGGGGACACACCTGTTAAGAGCAGAGGCCAGATGAAGAAAGAAGACTGA
- the LOC132463369 gene encoding uncharacterized protein LOC132463369 isoform X3, which produces MENRYGSSETEIGPSGPEPPPLKPVRHIRRPEMYPSRRMQEQSAASLTQHQPQPVPRPHPRDPSTPRSSPLHKSTSTHNLTQTDTPWESITLNRCLFVAVVILLLSSGLQALGGHRATHEEESGLTRRLGALKHRAIETQPQSSLWEVVFWWMPDLTDEDEESGKINRGRSKRRAADKISRSHRNRPLLENLMKPRENKLKDRRRKRTRDDSEKVDVKNKLKETNSLEETEEGDVDEVEGDGDTPVKSRGQMKKED; this is translated from the exons ATGGAGAACAGATATGGGTCATCTGAGACCGAGATAGGACCATCTGGACCTGAGCCTCCACCACTGAAACCAGTACGGCATATTCGCAGACCAG AAATGTATCCCTCCAGAAGAATGCAAGAG CAGAGCGCCGCTTCACTCACACAACATCAACCACAGCCAGTACCCCGGCCTCATCCCCGGGACCCCAGCACCCCTCGATCCT cgCCTCTCCATAAGTCAACCTCCACGCACAACCTGACCCAAACAGACACGCCGTGGGAGAGCATCACCCTGAACCGCTGTCTGTTCGTGGCCGTCGTGATACTGCTGCTCTCCTCCGGGCTCC AAGCTTTGGGTGGGCATCGTGCAACACATGAGGAGGAGTCTGGACTTACGAGGCGCCTGGGGGCTTTGAAACACAGAGCGATAGAG ACCCAGCCTCAGTCGTCTCTATGGGAAGTCGTGTTTTGGTGGATGCCCGACTTGACAGATGAAGACGAGGAAAGCGGCAAAATCAATAGAGGGAGGTCAAAGAGAAGAGCGGCAGACAAAATTTCAAGAAGCCACAGGAACAGACCGCTGCTAGAAAATCTCATGAAACCAAGAGAAAACAAATTAAAGGataggagaagaaagaggacaAGAGATGACTCAGAGAAGGTTGACGTCAAGAACAAGCTAAAGGAGACGAATAGCCtcgaggagacagaggagggtgATGTGGACGAGGTAGAGGGAGACGGGGACACACCTGTTAAGAGCAGAGGCCAGATGAAGAAAGAAGACTGA